A genome region from Ralstonia solanacearum K60 includes the following:
- the glyQ gene encoding glycine--tRNA ligase subunit alpha encodes MLTFQQLILKLQSYWDAQGCALLQPIDLEVGAGTSHVHTFLRAIGPEPWRAAYVQPSRRPKDGRYGENPNRLQHYYQYQVVLKPAPENILDLYLGSLAALGLDLKQNDVRFVEDDWENPTLGAWGLGWEVWLNGMEVTQFTYFQQVGGLDCKPITGEITYGIERLAMYLQQVENIYDLVWTEWEEPGPNGPVKRRLTYGDVYHQNEVEQSTYNFEHADTAVLFRRFAEHEAEAKRLMGVREESAADDGTPVPQLALPAYEQVLKAGHTFNLLDARGAISVTERAAYIGRIRNLSRLVAQAYYDSRERLGFPMCGTAAAPAATEAA; translated from the coding sequence ATGCTTACCTTCCAGCAACTCATCCTCAAGCTGCAGTCGTACTGGGACGCCCAGGGCTGCGCGCTGCTGCAGCCGATCGACCTCGAAGTCGGTGCCGGCACCTCGCACGTTCACACCTTCCTGCGCGCCATCGGCCCGGAGCCGTGGCGGGCCGCCTACGTGCAGCCGTCGCGCCGCCCCAAGGACGGCCGCTACGGCGAGAACCCCAACCGCCTGCAGCATTACTACCAATACCAAGTGGTGCTCAAGCCCGCGCCGGAGAACATCCTCGACCTGTACCTCGGCTCGCTGGCCGCGCTCGGGCTGGACCTCAAGCAGAACGACGTGCGCTTCGTCGAGGACGATTGGGAAAACCCCACGCTCGGCGCCTGGGGCCTGGGCTGGGAGGTCTGGCTCAACGGCATGGAAGTCACGCAGTTCACCTACTTCCAGCAGGTCGGCGGCCTCGACTGCAAGCCCATCACCGGTGAGATCACCTACGGCATCGAGCGGCTGGCGATGTACCTGCAGCAGGTCGAGAACATCTACGACCTGGTCTGGACGGAGTGGGAAGAACCGGGCCCCAACGGCCCCGTCAAGCGCCGCCTGACCTACGGCGATGTCTATCACCAGAACGAAGTCGAGCAGTCGACCTACAACTTCGAGCACGCGGATACGGCCGTGCTGTTCCGCCGCTTCGCCGAGCACGAGGCCGAGGCCAAGCGCCTGATGGGCGTGCGCGAGGAAAGCGCGGCCGACGACGGCACCCCGGTGCCGCAGCTGGCGCTGCCCGCCTACGAGCAAGTGCTCAAGGCCGGCCACACCTTCAACCTGCTGGACGCGCGCGGCGCCATCTCGGTGACCGAGCGCGCCGCCTACATCGGCCGCATCCGCAACCTGTCGCGGCTGGTGGCGCAGGCCTACTACGACTCGCGCGAACGCCTGGGCTTCCCGATGTGCGGCACGGCCGCGGCACCGGCGGCCACGGAGGCCGCATGA